A genomic region of Plasmodium malariae genome assembly, chromosome: 14 contains the following coding sequences:
- the LisH gene encoding LisH domain-containing protein, putative — MKIHLSSDEVNLLIYRYLVENGFVHTAYAFFNEGSISKNSYYISHGEKLPSNALVSFLQKALIYIYIEYHTDNKDGKKITCEEPFSFFRRHECWNEENDLSEEDDNKIEIRKGEKNSSNNLNSLTTSSNVFDNNNNNGNDNSNNNSVSNNRNIINSNNSSVSTNNNNNYKNYSNNKNYSNNKNYSNKKNYSNKKKYSNNNNNDNNDKISNNGNNSNNDNSNNNNKSNSDNNNNNVSSNHVNDDNSNENNKDNVNNNNVVKSKVNDKPNIYRNSFSKFASLNYNDSNISFKDIKRNYANIFAQGKTTKKSSSNKKKNNNNNITDINESVIKEESNSTTGNKRKKAKVIKSSNKSNQIEPNDNNKSNDINNSVLLDHKKKVESNLTESKCENMQSMNSRTSTKDYIVVNNKNKKGNFRKQNKGSDNGNYISNNNNNNTNNGISNNSISNNSISNNSGSNNSGSNNSGSNNSGSNNINSNIISRSNSNSYNNVSKREPIFASISQNSSSSVKKKKKKKKKSKEFSSNIINSKKTIKVPLKKEKKNICKNIKLEKTPPKVPDKELDNKLVINNKYNNGNSNDISSDTSNSNVINNNNDIKNIDSINDIKKNGSSNDNNNTYDFNNEDMDNCSLNSISKLNERDSINHFSDNNIMMTNDKNMNDDYINLKQSNSFFSFNSLENAINDKEKMEINTLNSNCDIYSNSVENNKEDTLIVSSSSVNEKHLNDTMIENKNASNNVNIKKMNHFNVSDYNFSFTNYLHNKKKNIIYNKDKVFHVNNNDLKDVMMFDQTYEHDVQQLGKHEFCNNDNTERYNNYNKGNVCIEEERISTKNKTGADEVEEVNEEDECIEKEKEKANDYNNFLKMDEKEGQINDVENYRNDLNNVLLKKIILKTLNKGNKKCKINNIIKLKEKTINNEENNKEIDEEEEEENVDYEERVDSDDEDHVEYDEEEGSDVEVEVDGIEETGGGNKDHEEYEHNGQEKLCQKEKKSGQKIHNEYEENYNKGHTNDYNDNNNEDDNVDGYLDMERYNLNVKQNYERKNSMEKKIANNEAKGKEEKSNEEEVVCRPYWS; from the coding sequence atgaaaatacatttatcaTCAGATGAAGttaatttacttatttatcGCTATTTAGTAGAGAATGGTTTTGTACATACTGCTTATGCCTTTTTTAATGAAGGAagtatatcaaaaaattcttattatataagtCATGGTGAAAAATTGCCAAGTAATGCTTTAGTatcttttttacaaaaagcattgatatatatatatatagaatatcaTACTGACAATAAGGATGGAAAGAAAATTACGTGTGAGGAACCTTTCTCCTTTTTCAGAAGACATGAATGTTGGAATGAGGAAAATGATTTATCAGAAGAAGATGATAACAAAATAGAAATTCGTAAGGGTGAAAAAAATTCtagtaataatttaaacagTTTAACTACGAGCAGTAATGTTTttgataataacaataataacggaaacgataatagtaataataatagcgtAAGTAACAATCGAAATATTATcaacagtaataatagtagtgttagtactaataataataataattacaaaaattacagtaataacaaaaattatagtaataacaaaaattatagtaataaaaaaaattacagtaataaaaaaaaatacagtaataacaacaataacgATAATAACGATAAAATCAGCAATAACGGTAATAACAgcaataatgataatagtaacaataacaataaaagtaatagcgataataataataataatgtgaGCAGTAATCACGTTAATGATGATAACAGTAATGAGAATAATAAAGACAAtgttaacaataataacgTTGTTAAATCGAAAGTAAACGATAAACCGAATATTTATAGAAACAGCTTTTCGAAATTCGCGAGCCTAAATTACAATGATAgcaatatttcttttaaagatataaaaagaaattatgcAAATATCTTCGCGCAAGGTAAAACTACCAAGAAAAGTTCttcaaataagaaaaaaaacaataacaataatattacagACATAAATGAAAGCGTCATAAAAGAGGAATCAAATAGTACCACGGgtaataaaagaaagaaagcTAAAGTTATAAAGTCTTCTAACAAATCAAATCAAATAGAACCTAATGACAACAATAAAagtaatgatataaataacagTGTTTTACTTGACCATAAGAAAAAGGTAGAGAGTAATTTGACTGAATCCAAATGTGAAAATATGCAATCCATGAATTCTCGTACTTCAACGAAAGATTATATTGTtgtgaataataaaaataaaaaaggtaatTTTCGAAAGCAGAATAAAGGAAGTGATAACGGAAATTACAtaagtaataacaataataataatactaacaATGGTATTAGCAACAACAGTATTAGCAACAACAGTATTAGCAACAACAGTGGTAGCAACAACAGTGGTAGCAACAACAGTGGTAGCAACAACAGTGGTAGTAACAACATTAATAGCAACATCATTAGTAGAAGCAATAGTAACAGTTATAACAATGTAAGCAAACGAGAACCTATATTTGCGAGCATTTCGCAAAATAGTAGTTCATCtgtgaagaaaaagaaaaaaaaaaagaagaaaagcaaagaattttcttcaaatataattaatagtAAGAAGACAATAAAAGTTcctttaaaaaaggaaaaaaaaaatatttgcaaGAATATTAAGCTGGAAAAAACACCCCCAAAAGTACCAGATAAAGAATTAGATAACAAGTTagtaattaataataaatataataatggtaATAGTAATGACATTAGTAGTGATACTAGTAATAGTaatgttattaataataataatgatataaaaaatattgattcTATTAacgatattaaaaaaaatggttctagtaatgataataacaaCACTTATGATTTTAATAATGAAGATATGGATAATTGTTCCCTTAATAGTATTAGTAAATTGAACGAACGAGACAGTATTAATCATTTtagtgataataatataatgatgaCTAATGATAAGAATATGAATGATgattacataaatttaaagCAGAGTAATAgttttttttcgtttaatTCTTTAGAAAATGCtataaatgataaagaaaaaatggaaataaataCCCTCAATTCAAATTGTGATATATACAGTAACAGtgttgaaaataataaagaagatACATTAATTGTAAGTTCATCATctgtaaatgaaaaacatttaaatgaCACAAtgatagaaaataaaaacgcATCTAATAAtgttaacataaaaaaaatgaaccaTTTTAATGTGAGCGATTATAATTTCAGTTTTACAAATTACctgcataataaaaaaaaaaatattatttataataaagataaagTGTTTCacgtaaataataatgatctTAAAGATGTAATGATGTTTGACCAAACTTATGAACACGATGTTCAACAATTAGGAAAACATGAATTctgtaataatgataatacaGAAAGATACAACAACTACAATAAAGGAAATGTATGCATAGAAGAGGAACGTATCAGTACAAAGAATAAGACAGGAGCAGACGAGGTGGAAGAAGTAAATGAAGAAGATGAATGTATTGAAAAAGAGAAGGAAAAAGCaaatgattataataattttttaaaaatggatgaaaaagaaggacaaataaatgatgtagaaaattatagaaatgATCTTAATAATGtgcttttaaaaaagattattCTAAAAACATTGAATAAAgggaataaaaaatgtaaaataaataatataattaaattgaaAGAAAAgacaataaataatgaagagaataataaagaaatagatgaagaagaagaagaggagAATGTCGACTATGAAGAAAGAGTAGATTCTGATGATGAGGATCATGTGGAATATGACGAAGAGGAAGGTTCTGACGTTGAAGTAGAAGTTGATGGAATCGAAGAAACAGGAGGGGGGAATAAAGACCACGAGGAATATGAACATAATGGGCAGGAAAAATTGTgtcaaaaggaaaaaaaaagtggtCAGAAAATTCATAATGAATATGAAgagaattataataaaggTCATACTAATGATTATAACGATAATAATAACGAAGATGATAACGTGGATGGATATCTTGATATGGAAAggtataatttaaatgtaaaacaaaattatgaaaggaaaaatagTATGGAGAAGAAAATAGCCAATAATGAAGCCAAAGGAAAAGAAGAGAAATCAAATGAAGAAGAGGTTGTTTGTCGACCGTATTGGTCATGA
- the PmUG01_14019900 gene encoding conserved Plasmodium protein, unknown function: MCTFNSKSEKIYKNVMQDVLDDLCGKKLDNYYFLINKREVTPKYFSLSKITFRNELILNLKNDLKEEECFGLIFNNSEVLHKKSKKKIKEDQLIEKLKSSNFMISNEKIIEKLNILLKFNKNKSDITIKENNLHSLQNSYSFYDDIFSKDFYTTEDNYDFQISKQLNGLYILSLCKYSNFFFNILNDLKGSNDKNFKLLIKENVKIEYDQRLIKADTSGKKKRNTIFINENMTILQIIYKNKPYKIRSKIKGFHCDINENLIANPHILFMSIKDSWILILKHTNQDLQKCITPDEYQQERKDLIYQYNILFDSFEKSSL; the protein is encoded by the coding sequence atgtgcacATTTAATAGTAAGTcagaaaaaatttacaagaATGTTATGCAGGATGTATTAGACGATTTGTGTGGGAAAAAACtagataattattattttttaataaataaaagagaagTAACTcccaaatatttttcattaagcAAAATAACTTTTAGGAATGAACTTATACTCAACTTAAAGAATGATCTTAAAGAAGAAGAATGTTTtggtttaatttttaataattcggaagtattacataaaaagtcgaaaaaaaaaataaaagaagatcaattaatagaaaaattgaaGTCATCAAATTTTATGATATccaatgaaaaaattatagaaaaattaaatattttattaaaattcaataaaaacaaaagtgACATAactataaaagaaaataatctTCATTCATTACAAAATTCATATTCCTTTTATGATGATATATTTTCCAAAGACTTCTACACAACTGAAGATAATTATGATTTTCAAATTTCTAAACAGCTAAATGGtttatatatcttatcaTTATGCAAATACagtaatttcttttttaatatattgaatGATTTAAAAGGTAgcaatgataaaaatttcaaactattaattaaagaaaatgtaaaaattgaATATGATCAAAGATTAATAAAGGCTGACACatcaggaaaaaaaaaaagaaatactatttttatcaatGAAAATATGACTATTTTACAgatcatttataaaaataaaccttataaaattagaagtaaaataaaaggttTTCACTGTGACATCAACGAAAATCTTATTGCAAACCCCCATATCTTATTTATGAGTATAAAAGATTCATGGATACTTATTTTGAAACACACAAATCAGgatttacaaaaatgtataacCCCAGATGAATATCAACAAGAACGAAAAGatttaatatatcaatataacATTCTCTTTGACTCTTTTGAAAAAAGttcattataa